GCCCCAACTACACCTGGTTCCTGCGCCTCGGCGACAGCTTCATGGACGCCACCGGGATCATCGCCAACACCGCGGACGGGCTCGAGCCGGGGCCCCTCGCGGCCGTCGCCGACGGCCGCGCCGTGCCagggcgccccgcgccgccggtGTACCCCGTCGGCCCCGTGCTCTCGCACGGCAGCAGCGCCAGCAAGAAGGACTCCTCGTCGGAGCCACCGCACCAGTGCGTCGCCTGGCTGGACGCGCAGCCGCCGGCGTCGGTGGTGTTCCTCTGTTTCGGGAGCATGGGCTGGTTCGAGCCGGCGCAGGTGGTGGAGATCACCGCCGCGCTGGAGCGGTGCGGCCACCGCTTCCTGTGGGTCCTGCGCGGCCCGCCTTCCTCCAAGTCCGGCGCCGGCGCGCCGGACGGGTCGGAGCACCCGACGGACGCGAACCTGGAGGAGCTGCTCCCGGAAGGGTTCCTGCGGCGGACGGAGGGCAAGGGCCTGGTGTGGCCGACGTGGGCGCCGCAGAAGGAGATCCTGGCGCACCCGGCCGTGGGGGGGTTCGTGACGCACGGCGGGTGGAACTCGGTGCTGGAGAGCCTGTGGCACGGCATACCGATGGCGCCGTGGCCGCTGTACGCGGAGCAGCACCTGAACGCGTTCGAGCTCGTCGCCGACATGGGCGTGGCCGTGCCGCTGAAGGTGGACCGGAAGCGGGACAACTTCGTGGAGGCGGCGGAGCTGGAGCGAGCGGTGAGGTGCCTGATGGGCGAGGAGGGGAGGAAGGCCAGGGAGAAGGCCGCCGAGATGAGGGACGTCTGCCGCAAGGCCGTGGAGAAGGGCGGCTCCTCCGACGCTGCGCTGCAGAGGCTCTCGGAGGCGCTCCACGACGGCGCGGTGCCCCCGACCATATGAATCGTGGACGCCGTGCGCCGGTACCCTTATAATGGAGTATAGTATATATATTTCTCCTACACAAAATGATAAAATAAAGTTGGAGTGGGTGTAAATTTGGAGAAGCTCCTTTTGGTCATTTGCTATTTAGTCTGCTTTTGCTCATAAATTTGTATTGGCTAGCTTGTGTATCTTGCTTCCACCCATTTCTGTGGTTTGGTAGTTGGTTGCCTATGTTAATATGAGCAGCGTCTTAAAGGTTGATTCTTGTCTTCCTGGATGCGTGCTGATGGAGTGATGGTGATCTGAAGTCCTAGCTGGATTTTATTTCATCATAATCAGCTTGAGCCTGgttttttttcgataaaggacatTTCATTGAATTGATTACAACTGTCATGGTGATTGGCGATTTTACGGGCCGTCCATCCACTGCGATCAAACGATGAAGAAACTAGAGTTACGAGGAGTTACGCAACTAAAATTACAAATAGTGGTGGGACCATTACAAAAGTAGGGTGGGGCTAGCCATATTCTAAAGGGTAGTTCCGTCCAattttaggccctgtttggttcataagtcctaggacttttttagtcccaacttataagtcccaagtccctaaaaagtccttaCTTGTTTGGTTCCTGAGACTTAACATGGActaaaagaccatattacaactataagtccctataagactctcctaagtcccaaatgcccactttaagtccctataagtccctcctgtttggtttagatgggacttatagggactttttaaagtccctaaaccaataagcccctcgaaacaaacaccctcttagtCTTAGTCAAGGCCAAATCATGTTCGCACTGTGTGGCCTGATACATCTGGATCGCTACTGATTCTGAAGAAAAATTTGGGTCGCTCCTCCACTCTTCCCGTAGAAAACTTGTTCGAGCCCTATCTGTTCGAAGCAGCAGTGTAGGATAGGGCGGAGCCGCTGGTGACcccggcggtggcggtggcagcggCAGAGGGGGTCGGCGAGGATGGCCACTAGGGCGAGGAGGCGGAGCCGATGACCCTGGCGGTGGCGGCGGAAGAGGGGGTCGGCGATGATGGCCGATGGGGCGAGGAGGCGGAGCCGATGAccccggcggcagcggcggaggggtcCTAGGGGCTCGAGGACCGACGTCTAATGCAGCCGTGGTTCCTCGCCATTAAGAGCTAGATCGAGCGCACGGCGGTGTAGCCGTccagaggaagaggaagagcacCCTTCGCCGGTTCGGCTGTGGCGTCACTGAGGAGACGTAGAGAAAGGGCACCGGAGGCCCCATGAAGGTCGAGGAGGTCGCCGCCTCGTCGTGCAGCGCGCGATGGTGGACCGAGGGGCGTCCAAGAGGCACTTGACCTTGCCGGATCATGCTGCTGCTGGCGTAATCCAGGCCGGATCTGTGGAGAGCCCGGCGCAGCACCGTCTACAGGTCCATATCTCTTACAGTCTTACTCTACCTTATTTCTTGTAAGTTCACGGCTTCCATTGCTCTTCAGTTCTGGTTAGTAGTTGGAAACTGTAAAAGTATCTGACGAAGCATGAGCTTTCCACAGTGGCCATGTAACTAAATTCTGAATGTTGCACAGGAATATGAGGAACGGTCTGATCTGGAGAACATGAAGATGACGCTGGAGTCGGTGGACGCTGTGCTCCACGACGCTGAGAGGGAGTCTATCAAGCATATCCATGCTTCTGTGGCTGAAGCAACTTTAGGATGCTGCGAACGACATCTCTCACATGcttgaagattttgaagatgaAACCGACCTCAACCTGGTATGAAAGATTCTGATTTGGTCACTATCAATCTTGATCTGAAAGTTGTTGTTTAATAACATATGAATATTTTTAGACAATGAACTACATCTAAAACTTTTTTATGTACTGAAGTAGATCTGAACCTCACTGTTGGAGTTGATCTTTGAGTCGATGTTTAGTAAATCTAATTATACTTGTTGATGCCAAGACCACTTTTTCATTCCTAAATGTCCCTGTTTTCTTATGTTTCACAAATAGTAAGCTATGTCCACAAATATCATGATTTGATTGAGGGGAAAGTGAAGTATTACTAGTCTGGTATCCCAAGTGTAATATCAGTTTATGCACTGTTTTTTGTCAAGCACCTGATTGAAACAAGACAGAAGGaccaaaatcatctacacttgctTACTAAGTAGAAATTTGCTACTGCAACCCTTCTGGTTTAGGAAAGTGACAATTTTCAGAAATTGTTTAGACGGAGGGAAGAACATACAACATATCCCTTTATTCTGCACATTAGTGTCCGATGGAGCAGTTGTAGGACGTTGTTTTTTCTCTTCAATGCTCTTTTCTTGGTGAAATCCATGGCTGCTTCCTAAAACTTAAAATTTGTAAGCAGATGTTTCAATTGCCAAAAGATGGTTCTTGTTCTGCGACTAGACTGTCCATCCAGCTTTAAATTTTAGTGTAATCTCAAGATATTGCAATTGAACTCTTCTTAAGGTAATTCTCTGTTTTATCTGAACTCGCTAAGATTATTCTTTTTTCTTTGGTCTTTCGCGCATTTAAAATGCCAGAGAAAATTTTGCCAATCTCTTTAATTTTCACACAACGCTAAGGTGTTCTTCCCCATTTATAATTTGGAGACAAGCATCTTGTCAAAGCTTAGGCTTACAATGGAGACACCATCAATGGCAATTCTAAAGTTCTGTGCCTGATCTGTCAGTATCTTTCTAATCTCCCACCTCACGCGCTGAAATTAAAGGGGAAAGGAGCAAACATTGAGCACCCACAAGTAACATATTCTGCCAAATATATACAAGCATGCCTACACAATTCTAGTAATCATCGTTGTGTAGAATGGTGCCATACATTGTGGAGCAAGGCCAGAACTATGTTTCTTCACCTAGATTTGCACAGATGAGCAATTATTGTCTTCTTGCCTTTTTCAGGTATTTGGCAATGTTGGCTCTTGggctgtgttggggatataactactagtgtaacccgcccaggaggggccgggttacgttatggcgattcatcatatgaagcccaatgtcaagcttgaagatggcggttcaataaagggcctaaagcccgtaggcgacttaaggcctgtagtgataaaccgtcgtaatggcgtgacttgtgttgtaaggcaagattaactagtcaccgagccggacactgtttatgagccggccgggactctgtaggccgcggagcgtcaacccgtgtatataaggggacgacccgccggcggTTTAGGGTaagtaacatcaaatcggtagccaggcatagcggattcgctccctggtcatcgaaaccctagcaattccacctcaactggattaggcttttaccttcaccgtaaggggccgaaccagtataaccctcgtgtcctttgtcccgctttaacccctttaagcttcctagttgcaatggctccatgactaagtcctttcacgagggcatctggcgtgacaattccacgacagttggcgcccaccgtggggccagcgcacggtggatttgagttcttaaagggcagcttcgaagagctcaaggggatacgctgtgggccggatgatcaagagtcgtcgcggcaagctctacatcgacgacgcaggctgggcccCCAACGCCGACTCAAttaagtacgggtaccgggtccccttcggcggaatccacgttttcattggcaagatcggcgagccgggccctgagccggacatctgcaccaacctcgtcgagacggctcagcgtgcgagacccgcccagactctgcctgccttgaagcgtgccttcgtgggatgcatccacggaggactctctgaaggatctacatctggcggtgagacggccatctgttctgatggtgagtcgtccacaggtgagacggattcgttgtatcaacttcaagacggcaggctcgggggctgtgccgatggcgacagtattccggacccctttgagctgccaagccgggttggaatcttcatggccggcacgcaacctgttcAAGACTCCGCCGTTgcggcaggaggccctgtgcattcggcggctcaggtactgatggatctcacggataagatgactgccctgttaaccgccacggtcgtcccagcggatcaagctcaacatgatgcagaagtggcatagttaaagctggatatagtgCAAACCAAGGAAGATCTGGTAGCGGAAGgggtcaggatggctgcagagcgggcggctctggacgcccagactcagctgattcaggcgcagtctttccggctcacaatggatcagaatgcatccaatgaggtcatgagaaggaggtatcagaaggctcaatctcggatccctccggtttatgatcctcgaaaccacttcaacacgcccggtgcagggcctagtaacccgccagagatgaatcggatcacggcacccggggttggaacgctggttcagccacaagtgatggggcctccccatgtgaatactgccccacctcaatatgtaccaataccaccgggtcattattccaacccattggaaaacatgatcgctgcagcggcacgactggcggctctcccggtcgaGGGCGATTCTCCAACGAcggtcgaaacccgcagggtcagagaacttcttcagacggctttggcgcaACAGGGGGCATATTCATATagtcgggacaggattcattcagcCCCTCGTCCAAACCAGagtccgagttatagcagacatatggtttcggcgaccggctcaagcaacgccCGGTGCCGTGACTTGTTAGGTGGGCATGGCCCGGCGCATAacggagcctttaacgcggtagatcaaggcagagcacgtcaagaggctgagcaggcggctcagctgacagcttacccgacggcttctatcgaggcaggcgtagctacgaggaccggaggtgtcccttgtctggtgccggctctccgtaacgaacgtctgcccaaagatttcaaaggacctaggaaggtacctaattacacggctgacttacagccccgagcatggattgaaagctacgagatggctatggagttgctggaggtcagtgacgcgacgatggccaaatacttcaccatgatgttagatgggactgcccgcacttggttgaagggactgccacctaattccatcgggtcatgggcagagctgaaagcccggttcatccaaaacttcaaagatacatgcaagtagcctatgtcaattgtggatttgactagctgcaagcagcaagaaggcgaatctacaacccattgggtgcgccgggtcaaggaaataatacattcgtctgataagatggatgccggctctgcagtcttaatgttggagcaaaattgtcgttttgcgtccctcaagatgaagcttgggcggctcaagcgcgattgcaatgatatgggtacgctgatggcggctttggtcaagtacgccgactctgatagtaccaaggatcccgggTCTGATgctgaaaagacagggaagggaaagaagaatggcaacggcaagggccctcagcataacccggcgaatcaaggaggtaataaacgtaaggctgatgatagtttggagtttgtggctaacaccaacgtgcagggtaacaatcaccgacgtaaggggagaccacctccccggtctggcgggtcaggcccaacgcttgagcaattgttgaatgagccctgtccaaggcatgacactagggagaagccggccactcatctatggaaagactgcacgatcatgaaggctttcaaaaattcCAGCATGTTCGACGGTAATAATGGacagggcggcggcggctttcatggccagggcggcggctcaaattccaattttcagaattctcaaggtaatcaaggtggttctaaccagcaatctggccagggtagtcaacagcagcagcaggggggataccagacccatccaaagcagctcagtagtggacagtatcatgtgtttactaccagtttgtgcaagcgagaccagaagcttcataagagggctgtgaacgctgttgagccggcagttccacgttacttgcgatggtctgagcagcctattgtatggagtagggaggatcaccctccccgggttgataatccgggccacctggccttggtggtggctcctcaggttggtgggtataaattcactaaagtgctcatggatggaggcagtagcatcaacatcctctattatgagaccttccgttgcATGGGATTAACTGACAAGAACCTCAAGCAATCCAACACTgtcttccatggcgtggtgcccggtaaatcggcatatccagttggcaagatcgagctggaggtagcttttggagatgagtacaactccagggcggaaaaattgacttttgaggtggtcaagatcagaagtccgtaccatgctctgtttgggcggctggcttacgccaagttcatggcacggccgtgttacgtatatttacagctcaagatgccgggttacaacgggaccattacggttcatggcagccgaaagatagctttggagtgcgaggaaggtgacgctgcttacgccgaatctgtttgtgcagcagaggagttaaagttttacaaggataatgttgacccggcagatatgacgtcatTAAAAAAGCCgaccacagagcatgagccggtaatgaaatttaagtcggccgatgagactaagcttgttgactttgttccaagcgactcatctaagcagttcagcatcaatgccaatctggatcctaaataggaaagtgcgctcatcgagttcatccgtgagaaccgggacatcttcgcatggaaaccttcggacatgccaggtgtaccgagagaactcgctgagcacactcttaatgttgatccaaagtttaagccagtcaagcagtttcttcggcggtttaatgaggagaggcgtaaagccattggtgaggaagtagcccagCTCCTAGCGGCTCGGTTCATcgtcgaagtctttcatccagagtggttggctaacccggtgctcgtgctcaagaagaacgacacctggcgtatgtgtgtggattatacggatttaaacaaagcttgtccggctgatcccttcgctctgcctcgtattgatcaaattattgatgctacggcgggttgtgagcgtttgagttttttggatgcttactctggttatcatcagatcaaaatggcagtaagggaccaagagaagacggcgttcattactccattcggagccttctgttatgtgtctatgccttttgggctcaagagcgcccaggcgaccTACCAGCGGtgcgtgcagaattgccttcatgatcagattgggcgcaacgtccatgcctatgtggacgatattgtggtgaaatccagagagaaggagaccttgatagactatctgagggagacctttggtaatctccgggtctacaagatgatgcttaacccggccaagtgtgtttttggcgttcctgcaggcaagctcttgggttttctggtttctaacagaggcattgaagctaacccggagaagatcaaggcaatcacctctctggctaaaccggcgtgcataaatgatgtccaacgtctggcgggtcgtatcgctgctgtAAGCTGGTTGGGCaaaaaggccataccactgtatcagatgatgaagaaaacatataactttgtctggagtgacgctgccaatgctgcttttgaagatttgaagagacagttagctgagccaccggttcttgctgctcccattgataaggagcccttattattatatgtggccgctaacacacgagccgtcagcgtggccatcgtggtggagcgcaaggaggcgggtaaggaacatccggttcagcggccggtttactatgtcagcgaagtacttattgagtccaagcaacggtatccacattagcagaagcttgtgtatggggtgttcatggccagccggaagcttaagcagtatttccagggccaccccatcactgtggttagttctgctcctttaggagatatcatccaaaacagagaagcaacaggaagagtcgctaagtgggccattgaacttgggcctcatggtctaaaatataTGCCACTCActactatcaaatctcaagcattagtagatttcatcaacgattggacagagttgcagatgcctgaagagaagccggataacacatactggactattcacttcgacgggtccaggcaattggagggctcgggggctggagtcgtgttagcttcccctcgaggtgacaagttttgttatgtgctacggttgatgtttccctgtactaacaatgcagctgagtacgaggccttgctccatggtcttcggatggctaaggagatgagcttaagccgggtaaggtgctttggcgactcagatttggtggctcaacaggtatcaggcaagtgggattccaaggatcccctcatggcggcttatcgccgagaagttgatgccattgccgggcattttcagggttacaagtggagcacattgaccgcagaaagaacgaggcggctgatgccttaagccggctgggctctcagcgaaagccggtgccgcctaatactttcttggatattctgcatagcccttctgtcaagttacctgcagaggaagacttggctgttccagacccagaagcacagttggtggcggctcttcacgttatcccagattggacagtgccgtatttggcttacatgacccgaggagaattgcctgaggatgaaagtttggccagacaaataacccgacggtctaagtcaatgataattgccaatggcgagttgcatcatcgcagtgtcacttgggcttttcagcgttgtgtttcttctGAGGAAGGTGAAGACatcttacgtgagattcacgagggggattgtggccatcatgccagctcaaagtcccttgtggccaaagcttttcgtcatggtttttattggctgactgctcatgctgatgcagaggacttagtcagtaaatatgacggttgtcagaagttctcaagacgtgctcacgtgccggctcaagagttgaggatgattccgattacttggtcgtttgcagtctgggggcttgatatggttgggcctttcaaaagggccaaagataagaagacccacctattggtggcggttgataagttcacaaagtgggttgaggcagagccaatcagtaagtgtgatgcagccacggcggttcagttcatgaaaaaggtgatatttcgctttggttttccacacagcattataactgacaacggtactaatctgtctaaaggcgccatggaagaattttgtcaacgagagcatattcggcttgatgtttcatcagtggctcacccccaatccaatggtcaagctgagagagccaatcaggaaatcttgaaaggcatcaagccccggcttttggttcctttgcagcggacgccgggttgttgggtggaggaattaccctatgtgatatggagcatcaatactactcctaataggtctacgggttatacgcccttcttcatggtttacggagccgaggcggttctccctagtgacatccgtcatgactcgccccgcgtggcggcttatgttgaggcgaacaatgaacaagcacgtcaggatgctctagacttattggacgaacagcgtgacgtagcagcagctcgctcggcgatttaccaacaagacccgcgccgctatcacagccgccgggttaagtccagaacctttcaggaaggtgatttggtgctccgattcatccaggatcaaacagatgcacacaagttatccccaccttgggaagggccctttgtggtcagcaagaacttgcacaacgggtcatactatcttatcgatgttcgagagcacaaagcctcacgtaagtcggaggaggagacccgccggccgtggaatatcgctcatcttcggccttattacacttgagccaccggctctcataatgtacatatttctttgacaatgtatatattatgataaataataaagcaggacctctgtcctttttccccctcaaaggtaaatgtgtcattgttattttcattgtaatctcacatgatcacttgggggctgatccggcttatgatcgtattcgaatctagccgttaaatattatgatcactagggggcttcctgttcaaaca
This window of the Triticum aestivum cultivar Chinese Spring chromosome 5D, IWGSC CS RefSeq v2.1, whole genome shotgun sequence genome carries:
- the LOC123122443 gene encoding anthocyanidin 3-O-glucosyltransferase 2; translated protein: MAAAPTPTLVLLPEWGAGHLMSMLESCKRVLLRGGRAFSITLLVMRPPTAQATSQVEEHVRREAASGLDIRFHRLPAVDPPADAAGVEDFIARYIQLHAPHVRDAVAGMPCPVAALVLDLFAAPMVDVARGLGVPSYVFMSSTGAMLALMLHLPVLHRVVTVGFDELDGEVHVPGLPPVPPECLPCPVVDKKSPNYTWFLRLGDSFMDATGIIANTADGLEPGPLAAVADGRAVPGRPAPPVYPVGPVLSHGSSASKKDSSSEPPHQCVAWLDAQPPASVVFLCFGSMGWFEPAQVVEITAALERCGHRFLWVLRGPPSSKSGAGAPDGSEHPTDANLEELLPEGFLRRTEGKGLVWPTWAPQKEILAHPAVGGFVTHGGWNSVLESLWHGIPMAPWPLYAEQHLNAFELVADMGVAVPLKVDRKRDNFVEAAELERAVRCLMGEEGRKAREKAAEMRDVCRKAVEKGGSSDAALQRLSEALHDGAVPPTI